Proteins encoded in a region of the Streptomyces sp. NBC_00258 genome:
- a CDS encoding DUF4307 domain-containing protein: MSTVQLPEGRYGRSTDGRADRRLRIIGAVLGAALLALVGYFAYYYVGGNKISAEIITFDLSDTSVKVHLEVRKDADASGYCTIRSQAESGAEVGRADFRFDQDSTRIDKVVTLRTTAPGTTAELLGCHAD; encoded by the coding sequence ATGAGTACGGTGCAGCTGCCCGAGGGCCGGTACGGCCGCTCCACGGACGGGCGCGCCGACCGCAGGCTCAGGATCATCGGTGCGGTGCTGGGGGCGGCCCTGCTCGCCCTGGTCGGTTACTTCGCCTACTACTACGTCGGCGGCAACAAGATCAGCGCCGAGATCATCACCTTCGACCTCTCGGACACCTCGGTGAAGGTGCACCTGGAGGTCCGCAAGGACGCGGACGCGAGCGGCTACTGCACGATCCGCTCACAGGCCGAGAGCGGTGCCGAGGTGGGCCGCGCGGACTTCCGCTTCGACCAGGACTCCACCCGCATCGACAAGGTCGTCACCCTCCGCACCACGGCCCCTGGCACGACCGCGGAACTCCTCGGCTGCCACGCGGACTGA